A stretch of the Desulfobaccales bacterium genome encodes the following:
- a CDS encoding acetyl-CoA decarbonylase/synthase complex subunit delta translates to MAFEIPKQKYSGSIKTVTIGKGDTAITLGGETSYPFYTFEGVMPNKPRIAMEIWDRDPGEDWAGPVYETIKDVAGDPVAWAKKCVNEFGAEAIALILNSTDPNGNNASPEAAAETAKKVLAAINVPLIVYGTSNVEKDAEVLPAVAEACADKSITLGPVQDKNYKKIGAAALGYGHSVSANSPIDVNLAKQLNILLGQLGVKDSHILVDPTTGGLGYGLEYSYSVMERDRMAALTQEDEKLQLPILNYVGQEVWKVKECKQTNAEAPQLGDQTKRGILMEAITAVDLLLAGSDLLIMRHPESVKMVKKVIQELAG, encoded by the coding sequence TTGGCGTTTGAAATTCCCAAACAGAAGTATTCTGGCTCGATCAAAACGGTAACCATTGGTAAAGGCGATACCGCCATCACCCTGGGAGGAGAAACCTCCTACCCCTTCTATACGTTTGAAGGGGTCATGCCGAACAAACCCCGGATTGCCATGGAGATTTGGGACCGGGACCCGGGCGAAGACTGGGCTGGCCCGGTGTATGAAACCATTAAGGATGTCGCCGGGGACCCCGTGGCTTGGGCGAAGAAGTGCGTTAATGAATTTGGCGCCGAAGCTATCGCTTTGATCCTCAACAGCACCGATCCCAACGGGAACAACGCTTCCCCCGAGGCGGCTGCGGAAACGGCCAAGAAGGTGTTGGCCGCCATTAATGTGCCGCTGATCGTCTACGGCACCAGCAACGTGGAAAAAGACGCGGAAGTCCTGCCTGCCGTGGCTGAAGCCTGTGCTGACAAGAGCATCACCTTGGGTCCCGTGCAGGACAAGAACTACAAGAAGATCGGCGCCGCGGCCCTGGGCTATGGCCACTCTGTTTCGGCCAACTCGCCCATCGATGTCAACCTGGCCAAACAGTTAAATATCCTTCTGGGCCAGTTGGGCGTCAAAGACAGTCATATTTTGGTTGATCCCACCACTGGCGGCCTGGGCTACGGTCTGGAGTATTCCTATTCCGTCATGGAGCGGGACCGCATGGCCGCCCTGACCCAGGAAGACGAAAAGCTGCAGCTCCCCATCCTCAACTACGTCGGTCAGGAAGTCTGGAAGGTGAAGGAGTGCAAGCAGACCAACGCAGAGGCGCCGCAACTGGGCGACCAGACCAAACGGGGCATCCTGATGGAAGCCATCACCGCCGTGGACCTGCTTCTGGCCGGTAGCGATCTGCTTATCATGCGCCATCCGGAATCGGTGAAGATGGTAAAAAAAGTCATCCAGGAACTGGCCGGCTAA
- a CDS encoding AAA family ATPase produces MSFLIAMAGKGGTGKTTVAGMLLRYLIEHGKQPVLAVDADANSNLNEVLGLEVETTVGAAREEMKKGGGMRDMTKDQLIEMRINQCLVEAEGFDLIAMGQPEGAGCYCAANNLVAHFMDVLAKNYPYILMDNEAGMEHMSRLTTHKVDLLVLVSDPSWRGIQAARRLKDLAQSLNVVTGRAVLIVNRVSNGLSSRTTEEIATQGLELAGLIPEDSQLAEFDSQGLPTFTLPADSPALKGGYAIFDRLLS; encoded by the coding sequence GTGAGTTTTCTCATCGCCATGGCCGGCAAAGGCGGCACCGGCAAGACTACCGTGGCCGGCATGCTGCTGCGCTACCTGATCGAACACGGCAAGCAACCGGTGTTGGCGGTGGACGCCGACGCTAACAGCAATCTTAATGAAGTCCTGGGACTTGAGGTGGAGACCACCGTGGGCGCGGCGCGGGAAGAGATGAAAAAGGGCGGCGGCATGCGGGACATGACCAAAGACCAGCTCATTGAGATGCGCATCAATCAATGCCTGGTGGAGGCTGAGGGCTTCGACCTCATCGCCATGGGCCAGCCGGAAGGCGCGGGCTGTTACTGCGCCGCCAATAATCTGGTGGCTCACTTCATGGATGTCCTGGCGAAAAATTACCCCTACATCCTGATGGACAATGAAGCGGGCATGGAGCATATGAGCCGCCTCACCACGCATAAGGTGGATCTCCTGGTGCTGGTGAGCGACCCTTCGTGGCGGGGCATCCAGGCGGCTCGGCGCCTCAAGGACCTGGCCCAGTCCCTGAACGTGGTGACGGGTCGGGCCGTTCTCATTGTTAACCGGGTGAGCAATGGCCTGTCTTCCAGAACCACGGAGGAAATTGCCACTCAGGGTCTGGAATTGGCCGGTTTAATCCCCGAGGATTCCCAACTCGCCGAGTTCGACAGCCAGGGCCTTCCCACTTTTACCCTGCCAGCGGATTCCCCAGCATTAAAAGGTGGTTACGCCATCTTTGACCGGTTGTTGTCTTAA
- a CDS encoding transporter gives MTWIFLTIVLGIWTAAMPGVWIAAAAETAPEHPSTAGPIIADSAVPAPPGQLNIQPYLSLGVVAGNFSTNWRRVSAGGNFYSLEMPVKFTYGLAPNIEVYLTSVMFQNWAGQVSAPGSGGSQSASFAGFGDLYGTVKYQLWEETDWRPTVTPLLSVNFPTGHHFNLNPARLGTDALGGGMFVFTPGVNLAKWVGPIYLYANLWYSFPTTDAGAPANQQASPLLPSVPGRDLITVNLAAEWPLTAHWVALLECYTSWNVGPLFRYSREVITHDVGVLPGIEYIFNSRWSCELGVAIDLVGKNSFYSYTPIFTAIMTF, from the coding sequence TTGACTTGGATCTTCCTGACCATCGTGCTGGGAATATGGACGGCTGCCATGCCCGGGGTCTGGATAGCCGCGGCGGCCGAGACAGCCCCTGAGCATCCCTCTACTGCCGGCCCGATCATCGCTGACTCTGCGGTCCCGGCTCCTCCCGGTCAATTAAATATCCAGCCATACTTGAGCCTGGGTGTGGTGGCGGGAAATTTCTCGACTAACTGGCGCCGGGTAAGCGCCGGCGGCAATTTTTACTCTCTGGAAATGCCGGTGAAGTTTACCTACGGTCTGGCCCCCAACATCGAAGTCTACCTCACGTCCGTCATGTTCCAGAATTGGGCCGGGCAGGTTTCGGCGCCCGGGTCGGGGGGAAGCCAGTCAGCCAGCTTCGCAGGCTTTGGAGATCTTTACGGCACGGTCAAATATCAGCTCTGGGAAGAGACCGATTGGCGCCCCACGGTTACCCCGTTATTGAGCGTAAATTTTCCCACCGGACACCATTTTAATCTCAATCCCGCCAGGCTGGGCACCGATGCCCTGGGGGGCGGCATGTTTGTCTTCACTCCCGGCGTCAACCTGGCCAAATGGGTGGGGCCCATCTATCTTTATGCCAACCTGTGGTACAGTTTCCCCACCACAGATGCTGGAGCGCCCGCTAATCAGCAGGCCTCCCCTCTCCTTCCGTCGGTGCCTGGCCGGGATCTGATTACCGTCAATCTGGCGGCAGAGTGGCCCTTAACAGCGCACTGGGTGGCCCTGCTCGAGTGCTATACGAGCTGGAATGTGGGTCCGTTGTTCCGCTATTCCCGGGAGGTTATCACCCATGATGTGGGAGTTCTGCCCGGGATCGAATATATCTTCAACTCCCGTTGGTCCTGCGAACTGGGGGTGGCCATCGACCTGGTCGGGAAAAATTCCTTCTATAGCTATACCCCGATTTTCACGGCTATTATGACTTTTTAA
- a CDS encoding diguanylate cyclase produces MSPFFQAQMDYICFFYGLAFVGLGVVCYILSKEVSQRLPWKWLALFGLIHGLYEWLGLVALAWQAGVWFAACRWAILAASFLFLVEFGRLSLSRQRDRMPGRWVLGILVLSAAMGAVHGLSGLNVTTRYALGLVGSLWAGWALYTESRQGGRRQRFWLLAGGVGLMLYGLATGVIVPQAPFFPAILVNYETFANFAGLPIQLVRGLLALWISAMIAGYFQISWPVEYEQSHRVRARYLYGAAAALVVILAAGWVLTQYLGDVARKQVLKDAASDTNLIIQRLLFELEGADAAVKAMSGSPWIGPALWSRSPQTLAQANSVLDRYQSRFGASPAYIQDQTGTTIASSNRDAPDSFVGHNYAFRPYFQQAMAGKPGRYFALGVTTKKRGFYAAYPVLDPTGKIVGTAAIKTTLDTFQHDLRSSGPAFLISPDGVIFLSNRPSLDYRSLWPADRPDKDALKAQYGTVDFEPIFPRPPEDGTTVKINGESYLFYRQGIASVATPGWALVLLASVKMIVFYRLLGIATAFTFVVLVLIYAGTNLSIREGANRILASESRFRAMFDAAPEAVFVLNAETGTIIDANPFMARWLGYDLKELVGLEINQIRAPGSLEPREECVWGGTEGPNPAPGSRYRKKDGTLVDVECTAAKILHGDHIREIVFVRDITERKKVAADLVWEAMVNSAIADLSKSLMTSLSLEDIASLVNGHAKNLTGSKLAFCGHINPVTGALVVPVMTGEGWESRRTEAKPLEFHEFDGILGWALKHDQPLLDNHPDPAPSATGTPGGPPIHRFLSVPALIEDQLVGLIALANADRDYTPRDQELCERMAMLYAQAIHRQHMDETLRESEVGLQTILDHVQTGVLLIDPAIHVIVDANPVAVEMIGVPKDQIVGSVCHKFICPKEVGQCPITDLHETIDNSERILLRADGTSRWIIKTVAPVSLKGKEYLLESFVDITERRQWEEAVQTSNDKLQVLVAQVEEQNRTMTLANEMGDMMQACQASEEAYGAIGYFMPRFFPDDSGALYLLNNSRNLFESVATWGQTTPLISVFAPDDCWSVRRGRLHKVDNPREAFLCRHVSSSCLGGYLCVPLVAQGETLGVLHLESGPRPEEQAADVAVPKEQLALTVAEDMALALANLRLRETLRSQAIRDPLTGLFNRRYMEETLDRELKRSTRTGSPITVIMMDLDHFKDYNDTFGHNAGDELLSALGNLVKSEIRGEDIACRYGGEEFLLIIPGTSMEVGLERAELLRMAVKEMHEHHGGLKPITLSLGVAVYPVHGSTGLDLILAADAALYQAKRAGRDRVIAAADPLETPKAIPIALPTHTEGYPND; encoded by the coding sequence ATGAGCCCTTTTTTCCAGGCACAGATGGATTATATTTGCTTTTTCTACGGCCTGGCCTTTGTCGGTCTGGGGGTGGTGTGCTACATCCTCTCCAAGGAGGTCAGTCAACGACTTCCCTGGAAATGGCTGGCCCTCTTCGGCCTAATTCACGGATTATACGAGTGGTTGGGCCTTGTGGCCCTGGCCTGGCAGGCTGGGGTATGGTTTGCGGCATGCCGCTGGGCCATCCTGGCCGCATCTTTTCTCTTCCTGGTGGAATTCGGCCGTCTCAGCCTCAGTCGCCAGCGAGACCGGATGCCGGGGCGCTGGGTCTTGGGTATCCTGGTCTTGAGTGCGGCCATGGGTGCGGTCCACGGCTTAAGCGGCTTAAATGTCACCACCCGGTATGCCCTGGGTCTGGTGGGCAGCCTGTGGGCCGGATGGGCTTTATATACGGAAAGTAGGCAGGGCGGTCGTCGGCAGCGATTCTGGCTCCTGGCTGGTGGTGTGGGTCTGATGCTTTATGGCCTGGCTACCGGAGTGATTGTTCCCCAGGCCCCGTTTTTCCCAGCCATCCTGGTAAACTATGAAACCTTCGCCAACTTCGCGGGTCTGCCCATCCAATTGGTGCGGGGCTTGTTGGCGCTGTGGATCTCCGCCATGATCGCGGGCTACTTTCAGATATCGTGGCCGGTGGAATACGAACAAAGCCACCGGGTCCGGGCTCGATATCTGTATGGCGCGGCTGCGGCTCTGGTGGTCATCCTGGCCGCTGGTTGGGTTTTGACTCAATACCTGGGCGATGTGGCCCGCAAGCAGGTCCTCAAGGACGCCGCCAGTGATACTAATCTCATCATCCAGCGCTTGTTGTTCGAACTGGAAGGAGCGGATGCTGCGGTAAAAGCCATGTCAGGCTCTCCCTGGATCGGCCCGGCCTTGTGGTCGAGGTCACCCCAGACCCTAGCCCAGGCTAACTCGGTGCTGGACCGATACCAATCACGATTCGGGGCCTCCCCGGCATATATCCAGGACCAGACTGGCACCACCATCGCCTCTTCCAACCGAGACGCCCCGGACAGTTTTGTCGGCCATAATTATGCCTTTCGGCCCTATTTTCAACAGGCCATGGCGGGCAAACCGGGCCGCTATTTCGCCCTGGGGGTTACCACGAAAAAGCGGGGATTTTATGCCGCGTACCCGGTGCTTGATCCAACCGGAAAGATTGTGGGAACCGCGGCCATAAAAACGACCTTGGATACTTTTCAGCACGACCTGCGATCCAGCGGTCCCGCCTTCCTCATTTCTCCCGACGGGGTGATCTTCCTGAGCAACCGTCCCAGTCTGGACTATCGTAGTTTGTGGCCGGCTGATCGGCCTGATAAAGATGCACTAAAGGCCCAGTATGGGACGGTCGATTTTGAGCCCATTTTCCCCCGGCCCCCTGAGGATGGAACCACCGTCAAAATTAACGGGGAGAGTTATTTATTTTATCGGCAAGGCATTGCCTCCGTTGCGACGCCAGGCTGGGCTTTGGTATTGTTGGCTTCGGTCAAAATGATCGTGTTTTACCGCCTGCTGGGTATCGCTACGGCATTTACCTTTGTGGTCTTGGTCTTGATCTATGCCGGCACTAACCTGTCCATTCGGGAAGGCGCCAACCGTATCCTGGCATCCGAGTCCCGCTTTCGGGCCATGTTTGACGCAGCCCCTGAGGCGGTTTTTGTCCTTAATGCGGAAACCGGCACAATTATCGACGCCAATCCCTTCATGGCCCGCTGGCTGGGCTACGACCTAAAAGAACTCGTCGGCCTGGAGATCAACCAAATCCGGGCTCCGGGGTCTCTAGAGCCTCGGGAGGAATGTGTGTGGGGGGGGACAGAAGGGCCGAATCCGGCGCCAGGTTCCCGCTATCGCAAAAAAGATGGGACTTTGGTGGATGTGGAGTGCACCGCGGCCAAGATCCTCCATGGGGATCATATCCGGGAGATCGTCTTTGTCCGGGATATCACCGAACGCAAAAAGGTGGCGGCCGACCTGGTTTGGGAAGCCATGGTCAACTCTGCCATAGCCGATTTGTCTAAGTCCCTGATGACCTCATTATCTTTAGAAGACATCGCTTCATTAGTTAACGGGCATGCCAAAAACCTCACCGGGAGTAAGTTGGCTTTTTGTGGTCATATTAATCCCGTGACGGGGGCCTTGGTGGTGCCGGTCATGACCGGAGAGGGCTGGGAGTCTCGCCGGACAGAGGCTAAGCCTTTGGAGTTTCACGAATTTGACGGTATCTTAGGTTGGGCCCTCAAACATGACCAGCCTCTCCTGGACAACCATCCTGATCCGGCACCCAGCGCCACAGGCACCCCGGGGGGGCCCCCCATCCACCGGTTTCTCTCAGTCCCGGCTCTGATTGAAGATCAGCTGGTTGGTCTCATCGCCCTGGCCAATGCCGACCGCGACTACACTCCCCGGGACCAGGAACTCTGTGAACGGATGGCCATGCTCTACGCCCAGGCCATCCATCGGCAGCACATGGATGAAACCTTGCGGGAAAGCGAAGTCGGCCTCCAGACCATCCTGGATCACGTCCAGACCGGGGTTTTGCTCATTGATCCGGCAATCCATGTCATCGTGGACGCCAACCCGGTGGCCGTGGAGATGATCGGCGTTCCCAAGGACCAGATAGTCGGTTCAGTCTGCCATAAGTTTATCTGCCCCAAGGAAGTGGGACAGTGCCCTATCACCGATTTGCATGAAACCATAGATAATTCCGAGAGAATTTTGCTGCGCGCCGATGGGACCAGTCGCTGGATCATCAAGACCGTGGCGCCGGTGTCACTGAAAGGCAAAGAGTATCTCCTGGAAAGCTTTGTAGATATCACCGAGCGGCGGCAGTGGGAGGAGGCCGTCCAAACCAGCAACGACAAGCTACAAGTCCTGGTAGCCCAGGTCGAGGAGCAGAACCGCACCATGACCCTCGCCAATGAAATGGGGGATATGATGCAGGCTTGCCAGGCCTCGGAGGAAGCATACGGGGCTATCGGATATTTCATGCCCAGGTTTTTCCCCGATGACTCAGGGGCCCTCTACCTGCTCAATAACTCCCGAAACCTCTTTGAATCGGTGGCCACTTGGGGCCAGACGACACCGCTGATATCGGTCTTTGCCCCGGATGACTGTTGGTCGGTGCGCCGCGGCCGGCTTCATAAGGTGGATAATCCCCGGGAAGCCTTCTTGTGCCGCCATGTGTCCTCGTCCTGCTTAGGCGGCTACCTGTGTGTGCCTCTCGTGGCTCAAGGGGAGACCCTGGGGGTCTTACATCTGGAATCGGGCCCCCGACCCGAAGAGCAGGCGGCCGACGTGGCGGTGCCGAAAGAACAGTTGGCCTTGACGGTGGCCGAAGACATGGCCCTGGCCTTGGCCAACTTGAGACTCCGGGAGACGTTGCGGAGCCAGGCCATCCGTGACCCCCTCACCGGCCTATTCAACCGCCGCTATATGGAAGAAACCCTGGACCGGGAATTGAAGCGCTCCACGCGCACCGGGAGCCCCATAACGGTGATCATGATGGATCTGGACCATTTTAAGGACTACAACGACACCTTCGGTCATAATGCCGGGGATGAGCTCCTGAGCGCTCTGGGAAATTTGGTCAAAAGCGAAATTCGAGGGGAGGACATCGCCTGTCGCTATGGGGGCGAAGAATTCTTGCTTATCATTCCGGGGACCTCCATGGAGGTTGGGCTGGAACGGGCCGAACTTCTACGCATGGCGGTCAAAGAGATGCATGAGCATCATGGGGGTTTGAAACCTATCACTCTTTCCCTGGGCGTGGCCGTCTATCCGGTCCACGGCTCAACCGGATTGGACCTTATCCTGGCTGCCGATGCCGCCCTCTACCAGGCCAAACGAGCCGGCCGGGATCGGGTAATCGCGGCCGCAGACCCTTTGGAAACCCCAAAGGCTATTCCCATCGCCCTGCCGACCCACACTGAAGGTTACCCGAACGACTGA
- the fdhF gene encoding formate dehydrogenase subunit alpha produces MPPSTLTINGTTLTFDPGQTVLAVAREAGISVPTLCDYKDTLPTGACRVCVVEVEGARTLLPACATQAAPGMVVQTESPRVVAARKTVIELLLASGNHQCLVCEANGECELQALAYRYQVTTPDFANPPDTPYYYEDNNYMIVRDFSKCVMCGRCVRACNERQVNQAIATGYRGAHNKIVACGDYPYINSDCVFCGECVQACPVGALLDKQARFQGRPWERTQVRTTCPYCGVGCQLDVHVKDNRIVKVTGADAVPNNGKLCVKGRFGWSFVDHPDRLQTPLIKENGAFREASWDEALDLVASRLGEIRDTAGPETIGGWTSARVTNEENYLMQKLMRAVIGSNHVDHCARLUHSSTVAGLAASFGSGAMTNSIAELENSDCILVTGSNTTETHPVISTFIKRAARLNNKNIIVIEPRRIDLVKHAAMWLRQRPGTDIAVINGLMHVIINENLHDQAYVAERTEGFDALKETVAKYTPEYVEQISGVPAADLRRAARLYGSANAAAIVYAMGITQHTVGTDNVKSLANLSMLCGNVGIEGGGVNPLRGQNNVQGACDMGGLPNVFSGYQPVTDAKARAKMETAWGVKNLPDWVGLTMTAMVPAIPEGKIKALYIVGENPVVSDPDSDHLVKAFQKLDFLVVQDIFLTETGRLADVVLPATTFAEKDGTFSNTERRVARVRQVIPPIGDSRPDWQIIAEISRRLGYPMDYVNPEAIFEEIRQVTPSYAGITYARLETAGGLQWPCPTPEHPGTVYLHRGQFSRGKGAFFAIEHRDPAEMPDAEYPLILTTGRLLYQYHTGTMSRRAPGLEEKAPECRIEVAAPDAIKYGIGDGEAVRIKTRRGEIVARAQVSSKAVVGTVFIPFHFIEASANKLTIAALDPVAKIPEYKVCAVHIEKA; encoded by the coding sequence ATGCCTCCGTCGACTCTGACGATTAATGGCACAACCCTTACGTTCGATCCCGGGCAAACTGTTCTCGCCGTTGCCCGTGAGGCCGGCATCTCGGTGCCTACCTTATGTGATTACAAAGACACGCTTCCCACCGGAGCCTGCCGCGTCTGTGTGGTCGAGGTGGAAGGTGCCCGGACCCTGCTTCCGGCGTGCGCTACCCAGGCGGCCCCGGGGATGGTGGTCCAGACCGAGTCGCCCCGGGTGGTGGCGGCCCGCAAGACGGTTATCGAGCTGCTCTTGGCCTCGGGCAATCACCAGTGCCTGGTGTGCGAGGCCAACGGCGAGTGCGAGCTTCAGGCCCTGGCCTATCGCTATCAGGTCACTACTCCTGATTTTGCCAACCCTCCGGACACCCCGTATTATTATGAAGATAATAATTATATGATCGTGCGGGATTTTTCGAAGTGCGTCATGTGTGGCCGATGCGTCCGGGCTTGCAATGAGCGCCAGGTCAACCAGGCCATCGCCACCGGCTACCGGGGCGCGCATAACAAGATTGTGGCCTGCGGCGATTATCCATATATTAATTCCGATTGTGTCTTCTGTGGCGAGTGCGTCCAGGCCTGCCCGGTGGGGGCGCTTTTGGATAAGCAGGCCCGGTTCCAAGGGCGTCCCTGGGAACGCACCCAGGTGCGCACCACCTGCCCCTATTGCGGGGTCGGCTGCCAGTTGGACGTCCACGTCAAAGATAATCGCATCGTCAAAGTCACCGGCGCCGATGCCGTCCCCAATAATGGCAAGCTCTGCGTCAAGGGGCGCTTCGGTTGGAGTTTTGTGGATCATCCCGACCGCCTGCAGACGCCTCTCATCAAAGAAAATGGCGCCTTCCGGGAGGCCTCCTGGGATGAGGCCCTGGATTTGGTCGCCTCCCGCCTGGGAGAGATCAGGGATACCGCGGGCCCGGAGACCATCGGCGGCTGGACCTCCGCCCGGGTGACCAACGAAGAAAACTACCTGATGCAAAAACTTATGCGCGCGGTGATCGGCTCTAATCACGTGGATCACTGCGCCCGTCTCTGACACAGCTCCACGGTGGCCGGGCTGGCCGCCTCTTTTGGCTCCGGTGCGATGACCAATTCCATCGCCGAACTGGAGAATTCCGATTGTATCCTGGTTACGGGCTCCAACACCACGGAGACCCATCCGGTTATCTCGACCTTTATTAAGCGGGCGGCGCGCCTGAATAATAAAAATATTATTGTTATCGAACCGCGACGTATCGACTTGGTGAAGCATGCGGCCATGTGGCTGCGGCAGCGTCCCGGCACCGACATCGCGGTCATTAACGGCCTGATGCATGTCATCATCAACGAAAACCTGCACGATCAGGCCTATGTCGCCGAACGTACGGAAGGCTTCGACGCCCTCAAAGAAACGGTGGCCAAGTATACCCCCGAATATGTGGAACAGATCAGCGGCGTGCCTGCCGCGGACCTGCGGCGCGCTGCCCGGCTGTACGGTTCAGCCAACGCGGCCGCCATTGTCTATGCCATGGGCATCACCCAGCACACCGTCGGCACCGATAACGTCAAGTCTCTGGCCAACCTTTCCATGCTCTGCGGCAACGTCGGGATTGAAGGCGGCGGCGTCAACCCCCTGCGGGGCCAGAACAACGTCCAGGGAGCCTGCGATATGGGCGGTCTGCCCAACGTCTTTTCTGGGTATCAGCCGGTCACCGATGCCAAGGCCCGGGCCAAGATGGAAACTGCCTGGGGGGTCAAGAACTTGCCGGATTGGGTCGGCCTGACCATGACCGCGATGGTGCCGGCCATCCCCGAAGGCAAAATCAAGGCCCTGTATATCGTCGGGGAGAATCCGGTCGTTTCCGATCCGGATTCCGACCATCTGGTCAAGGCGTTCCAAAAGTTGGATTTTCTGGTGGTGCAGGACATCTTCCTCACCGAAACCGGCCGGCTTGCCGACGTCGTGTTGCCCGCCACCACCTTCGCGGAAAAAGATGGCACCTTTTCCAATACTGAACGGCGGGTGGCCCGGGTGCGCCAGGTGATTCCGCCGATAGGCGACTCCCGGCCCGACTGGCAGATTATCGCCGAGATTTCCCGGCGGCTGGGTTACCCCATGGACTATGTTAATCCTGAAGCAATCTTCGAGGAGATTCGCCAGGTTACGCCCTCCTATGCCGGTATCACCTATGCTCGCCTGGAAACCGCGGGCGGCTTGCAGTGGCCCTGCCCCACCCCGGAGCACCCCGGCACCGTTTATCTACACCGGGGCCAGTTTTCCCGGGGCAAGGGAGCCTTCTTCGCCATTGAACACCGCGACCCTGCGGAAATGCCCGATGCCGAATACCCTCTGATCTTGACCACCGGACGGCTCCTTTACCAGTACCACACCGGTACCATGAGCCGCCGGGCTCCGGGTTTGGAAGAAAAGGCTCCGGAATGCCGCATAGAGGTTGCGGCTCCGGACGCCATCAAATATGGCATCGGCGACGGCGAAGCGGTGCGGATCAAGACCCGTCGGGGCGAAATCGTCGCCCGGGCCCAGGTGTCGTCCAAAGCCGTAGTTGGAACCGTCTTTATTCCCTTCCACTTCATCGAGGCGTCGGCGAATAAGTTGACCATCGCCGCCCTGGACCCGGTGGCCAAGATCCCGGAATACAAAGTCTGCGCCGTGCATATCGAAAAAGCGTGA